AGAACAATTGAACGAGCTAGATACATCCAATGTGAAACCAACATCACATGTTTTGGACATTAAAAATGTATTAAGGGAAGATAAGGCAGAGAAAGGGCTACCACGTGAAGAGGTATTGAAAAATGCCCCAGATCACTTAGATGGTCAAGTTCGCGTGCCATCCATTATTGAATAGGGGAGGGATTTATATATGACGTTTTTTGATCAAAAATTAGCTGATCTCCATCAGTCTTTACATAAGAAAGAAATAACGGTCACTGATTTAGTCAATGAGTCTTATCAACGAATTGGTGAAGTAGAAGAGAAAGTACAAGCATTTCTCACATTAGATGAGGAAAATGCTCGTCAAAAGGCAAAAGAACTCGATAAGAAACTTGGA
The window above is part of the Oikeobacillus pervagus genome. Proteins encoded here:
- the gatC gene encoding Asp-tRNA(Asn)/Glu-tRNA(Gln) amidotransferase subunit GatC, yielding MSRISTEQVKHVANLARLAITEEEAEKFTNHLDAIITFAEQLNELDTSNVKPTSHVLDIKNVLREDKAEKGLPREEVLKNAPDHLDGQVRVPSIIE